The Onthophagus taurus isolate NC chromosome 6, IU_Otau_3.0, whole genome shotgun sequence region TTCAGTGTCACTACTAGATCCCGATACGGGAGTATTTTGAGGTTTATCTACTTGCGAATAATATTCTTGCAGCTTAGGAATttgatcttttaaaaatttaagtaaaGTGCCGGTCCATTCTATAAAGCAAATATtacaataactaaaataaattgtttttaaaataataacctGTTGTAGGATCTGGCAACTgtctttttttcattttcgccTCAGTAACAGCAACAGTGTAAGCAgaacttaatttaataaaccaaGCAGCCCGCATCATTGGAACTTGATATTCACATAATGTAGTAAAAATTTCCTCCTTCTTATTAAAATTGGGTGCTTTTTTAGATAGTATCATCAAAGGTTTAGTTCCAGCTAAATCTTTAAACCAAGCTCTTATGGTATCTTTAGTACGTTGAGTAGCAGgccaaaaattatctttagGATTAATCTGTTGTTTTTTCCTTCCAGAATCACTCAGAGTGtttaattcttcttttctGGCGATGATAGAGTTAAAATAAGCTCCAACTTTTCCAGCAGTAACATTGTGGCTTTTATCCCTTGCTGAACCAAACTCATCACTTATATGGGTGGATGAGGGGAAGCCGTGTTTTACGTTGGTTACGTTAAGTTCATCTTCTTTTTGTTTGGGGTCTTGGGGATAAACATCCGGGGGCCCGATTCTTGGCTTTTTTAAGGGTCTTTTCTCATAAAGATGACTACAAAGCATTTTGAAGTTGTATatggtaattaattaaacactaTTTGTTATATCACtacattttaattcaattaataatttaataataatatctaagCAAGAAACATAACTGCTTtgtaatcaattaaaaaataaactgaaACTTCTATAGTACATTTTGGTCTGAAACGTCAAACACATGTCAAATAGTTTTTAGCGCCATCTaggattaaataaattttttattataaatctaaattaacatttatttattaatatttattaattttatgactataatttattattatttacatattaGTGTATATTAGAAcccaaaatttaaatgaattataaattCGATATTTAGCTAGTGTcaaatcctaacctcaaataatTCCACTTAACCTAAAATGAATAtcggaaattttttaataaaactccAAAAAGGCTCTATATTAAGTAACTTATCAAGAAATTATGCATTTAAAagtaacctaaaaataaaatgggtCCGACCAGAAAAAGTGTTATGTTATAAACCAGAAAAGAGTGGTGATTTAGAGCAAATATCTAACATTGATTTAACCAAGACGCAGAAGAATTTTAGAAATTGCAAAGAACTCGAAGATGCTGACCCCATAGTAAAGCGATTATTCACTTTAAAATTTGCACCCCACTCAGAAACTGTTTCTGTTTACATCGATGAGATGAAGGGTCGCGTAAAAAGACATGATTATGATTCGGGCTCGATAGAATCGAAAATCGCGCGATGGACTGGAGGTATAAGAGCAATGCAAGAAGTCATGGAAAATCATCCCAGAAATAAACGAGTTAAAGTGAATTTGAAGGAACTAattgataaaagaaaaaagcatttaaaatatttgagaCGATGGGATTATAAAAAGTTTGAGTGGTTATTGGAGAGTCTTAACATCGTTTATAAACCTCCCCCAACCGAATCCCGTTGGGTTACTAGAAAAGAATCATTGACTAAGCTAACAGATATATATTGCAAGGATGTTGTACAGGATAAACTTAATGAATACAAGGCTATTCTACAAATTGAGCAACCTTCATTTTTGGAGGAGAAAATTCGCACATTGgaatttattaagaatgaaCAGGAAGAGTGTGGGGCTAAAGTTACGGTTAGTCAGGAAGAAATTGATGCTGTTAAGAAGCAGTTGgaggaattaaaattaaaaaatgttaaagaagataaagatgattaatttagaataaattgtattatttgaatattaaaatagtacaaaatttaatttgattttaattaatatttctttatttttccaaGTACCTATACAACTCATATTCTTATAGAATTAATTAGTACATAATAAAATGTGTGTAGTGTATTGAACTGACACACTACACACTGGAATGTATTAAGAATGAACAGAAAGAGTGTGGGGCTAAAGTTACGGTTAGTCAGGAAGAAATTGATGCTGTTAAGAAGCAGTTGGAGGTTAAAAtagtacaaaatttaatttggttttaattaatatgtcTTTATTTTTCCAAGTACATTCAGAATTCATATTcttaaagaattaattgaataacattgataaatatattcttatatttaaataaaagtaaataaataaaatataataattaaaatactgagataaaatatttatatatttttatataagtaaataaaatttatagatCAGTACTTACACCTTCTAAAATAACACCAGGTGCAAGTTGAACCGTTGTAATATCagattttcctttattaaaaCTTCTCTCTTTAGAAACCGGTTTCAAATTACCCCGAAAATCGCAGAGTTCAGTGCTCGATCTTCTACTACTAGTTAAAGAAATATGCGAAAGAGCCCTTTTTAAACTTTCCCTTTTAATGCTTGTCCTTTTCAGCATTGCCTGAAAATTAAACGGAGGGCCGTCATCATCGTCATCTTTACTTGATGACCTATTTTGTTTAGCGAATCCTTTTAATTCAGCAATTGGATTAATCGGACCAGAATTagatttaacaatatttgacGAAggattttttggttttattttaatattttcagtgttcttttcatttttggtAGCACATCTTTTGGCTAATACATCTTCGATAAGCAAAGCGGCTGAAAGTCTGCGAACGGGGGTTGTTGGATCCCTATTATAAGgtagattaattaatttatccgCGTTCGTTTTTATTAAAGCCTCCGCAACAGAATCTTTATTGGGATCgttatttaaagaatttgttaTTTGGGATGATACGTTATCTCTCCATTTGAAGGGAGTATCCCAAGTTTCTTCAGTTTCAGTTGAAAcactataaaaaatttattaattaatttaatttttttaaaaataataatacttacgTTACAGTTGATAATGGATCACACATATAAGTTGTATCGAAATAAGGAATATCATCCAAACGAAACGGTAGTTTTAAAACTGGGGGTTGCATTTCCAATAACCAAACGTTTACTTGAGCATTACGCTCGATACAATCTAAATGAATGGGTTTATTAACTAATTGAAGACTATGAACGCATTTTTGATTGAAGAAATGTACCTAAATAATATTGAGTAACCTTAATAAATgagtaaaatatttattttagattgttacTTACCTGTTGGgcgaaattaaataaatggtGATGATTTGAAGCTCGATATTGAAggataacttgaaaaagcgtCTTATTTTTCCATTTATCGTAAAATGGTCGAATAAAATCTCGAGTATTCTCATCCAATTTTCCCGTATTATTACAAACTAGCGGTCCATATTGTTTTCTAACGGTTAAACCTCGATAAGCTATAAGAATATTGCTGTAGATATAAGTATGAAGTAAAACGCTATAAgtaaaagattaaatattgcGAATGGCCACTTCTGAATcgttctaaatcttttttattggTTACCCTTTCTCATACAAGCGTCTACGGATGATCTTTTGTTTACTAAAACATGCAATTCAGAAGTAAGTCATTAACGAAAATTACTTCTAatcttattatattaattaattaattaatgaattaccTTTTTGTAAGATCACCGCAGCTTCTTCTTGAGTCATTTGATCAAGAGATGATTTTCGTCTCAACTTTGTAATGGCTCGTTCTTTATCTCGTTGAATTCTCTTagcgatttttctttttaccaaAAATCCCCTCATCATACATTggattttaataatctttttaacgTGATTTTCGTATAATCTCGCGAGATATTCTTCATTATAATACCTTAAGAAGACTTTCGTTTTTCCAATAACCCATCCTTCCATTTTTAAACGCACCAAAAGTAATCGACAATTATCACGGGTCGTTTCAACGTTTTCATCGAAATCAAACGCGAGGTATTTATATCTTCTTATAAATTCGGGGAAAATTATTCGATGAGGATAACCTTTTTGTCGGGCTTTAGCCGTTTCTACGATTGCCATTCCTCGGATTTGTTGTTTAACAATTTCTGGGTGGAAACTTTTTGGGATTCCATCTAAATCGGACCGAACGCAACGAACAAAATGAGTTCCTCCGGATCCACCTCCAACAGCCAAATCTTTCATTAACTCCAAACAAATTGATTTGAAAGTTGATGAGATTgttctcattttttttatttgggaaaactaaaaaaaagcataattaagaacgaattgagatatacaTCAGTACAACTTACATTTCCTTCATCTTCTGATGACGacgaagaaaatttatttgattttctaaCAACTTTCTCTTCAAAGTTTACTCGAACATTTCCAGTTTTACTTAATCGATTTGTAAAGAACGCTTTTATTAAAGGATTATTCGAGTCCCTGAAGACATTGATGACTTCTGGAGGTAAGAAATCTCCATTTTGACTTGCCATCCTGTTgatgttataaacaatttttcctGCATAATGCGAAACGGCGAATTCTTTGTGATTTATGGGCTTAATGTTCGATTCTGAGCTTTCTAAACGatctaaaaacattttttttatttttgaattaattttaaattaatttcaattaattttaccaataataaatttatcaagatgATCGTTTTTGGTTGTATCATctaaaatagttaataaacCACCTTTTCCCAAAATTTCTTCTAATGTTGGTTTATTATCGTAGTAATGAATCGGCTGGTATGGAACACCCTCCtcatttaattctaaaccttCCCAAGCGAAAACTCTttgtaaatacaaataatGCATTTGTTCATTGAATGTGTTAACGATTAATTGAGGGAAAGAGTTTTGTTTAAAGCATTCCATTCCAAACATATCTAAGATTTTAACACAGTATTTTTCaccactaaaaaaatttaattttaatttttttaatttgaaaagaaataatcCTTACAAAATCGTTCTTCcaaaagataatttataattaattacattaacaACATAATCAACTAAACGAGCGTATAAAACGTTCGCTAAAACATTTCTTGCATTCTCAGCTTCTTCGCAACTATGTTGTTTTTTAGTTGCAGTTCCTTGGCttatataacaataattaaccAAAGCCCAACAAAGCTTTTTTCCATCAACTTGCAACAAGTTGGCAATCTCGCAAACTTGTTGTTCATCTTCGAGGGCAGCCGTCTCATTCTCTAACGGTCGGAATTTTACATCTCCAAGAAGAATTATTGCACTTAACATTGAATAGATCGTATCAATTTGATCTTCTGTAAATTCGTATTCAGCGAGATATCTCTCCACATCGCCGAAAGCTTTCGCTTTTTGCTCATtgctttttttcatcaaatgCCTATCATCGAAACGAAGAAAACGATAATTTTGATTTGGATCTAAATTGTATTTTGATAAACGATCGGTTGATTTTAATCCTTCGAAGAAGTAATAGAAGATGTGGAAATTAGGTTGATCTCTAAAACAATATGAACGAATATTCTTTATTTGTTTTGGTGGAGGAGCAGGTAAATTAACCCTAGAAAgctaaattgtttaaaaggGACGTTAAAGCTAAAGTATCGTAACATTTAcgactacaaaaaaaatttttataaaaaatacttctaGATACaataaatgatatataaatgTACAATGCTCACAATTCCATACAATACGCACAAAGGCCACCGTTTAGTCTTGCgaacggctaaagccgaatgatttcGATTCTAGAtagagtgttagttctagtgacagtgttgaGTAGCGCTAGTAAGCAGTAGATAGATTTTAGATTTGAAATCTTTCCTCTATTTGCACAATAATGGTGTCAATGATAACGTTGAAAAAGTTGCATCTAAATTCCTCTTCCGGGTTTTCCAacactttttcttttcctaatACGTTTCTCAGGAAAATCTGCTGAAATTTTCATGTGGCGCGCTGTAGTTCttgctttttctaaaaattcattaaactTCGATCTTAAATTTTGGACATCCTcgttaactttatttattaaattaagtgCCGAGTCAAGAACCATTGCTTTTCCTTGAAGTAATTTGTTGAtgctattaattttcgataataTTGTGAACCACActgataaagataaaataaaaggcATCTTTTGTATTGAATTTAGTATACTTTGAGCTTCGGAAACGACAGCGTTGTCATTATTTGTTTCAGTTAGTTCTTCCAAGACATTACATGTTTCTTCAAACTGTGTGTACACTGCTTTAACGGAATCTATTTTGGCTTCCCAACGAGTATCACATAATGGTTTTAACGTAATATTTAAGTGCTTTCGTAAAATTTCCCACCTTTTGGTTGAGGCAGAAAACAAACAATACACGCGTTGCAGCAAtccaaa contains the following coding sequences:
- the LOC111424745 gene encoding small ribosomal subunit protein uS15m encodes the protein MNIGNFLIKLQKGSILSNLSRNYAFKSNLKIKWVRPEKVLCYKPEKSGDLEQISNIDLTKTQKNFRNCKELEDADPIVKRLFTLKFAPHSETVSVYIDEMKGRVKRHDYDSGSIESKIARWTGGIRAMQEVMENHPRNKRVKVNLKELIDKRKKHLKYLRRWDYKKFEWLLESLNIVYKPPPTESRWVTRKESLTKLTDIYCKDVVQDKLNEYKAILQIEQPSFLEEKIRTLEFIKNEQEECGAKVTVSQEEIDAVKKQLEELKLKNVKEDKDD
- the LOC111424887 gene encoding neither inactivation nor afterpotential protein C — protein: MTKTILKDLQDDGGRFNLGECMGSGVFGKVFKATDSSNGNRSVAIKIQNLSKDNEHYVCEELKVLKDFSNHPNLPTFYGGFKHNAEIWFVMELCEGGPIIDLVNGLLERNRRMSEEQIAFALKETVKAIVYLHKNHIMHRDIRGSNILMTYEGEIKIIDFGLSRHLNSTLDKTDTCLGSPNWMAPEVVSSPSDTGEEGYGNRADVWAMGITAIELGDGKTPFTGMHPTRALFQIVRNPPPTLQTPSNWSEIYNDFVSECLVKNPEYRPFMPEILGHPFLETVPENNYHLAQELKTLRLAIFGESIPIINHSEEFLKSSMLKRSIDDPPEKMDTEDLAALDHITEESVLGELETRMNAGRFQTFIGDILLTLNPNETPDIYNEQFHKKYNCKSRSSNAPHIYAVADSAYQDALHHEIPQNIILSGESNSGKTMNYMHLMDHLLYLGQSININMQRIKNGVKLIQAFTQAATLLNENSTRCIMKTEVIYGRTTKVSGCTFNVYQLEKLRVSLTDQPNFHIFYYFFEGLKSTDRLSKYNLDPNQNYRFLRFDDRHLMKKSNEQKAKAFGDVERYLAEYEFTEDQIDTIYSMLSAIILLGDVKFRPLENETAALEDEQQVCEIANLLQVDGKKLCWALVNYCYISQGTATKKQHSCEEAENARNVLANVLYARLVDYVVNVINYKLSFGRTIFGEKYCVKILDMFGMECFKQNSFPQLIVNTFNEQMHYLYLQRVFAWEGLELNEEGVPYQPIHYYDNKPTLEEILGKGGLLTILDDTTKNDHLDKFIIDRLESSESNIKPINHKEFAVSHYAGKIVYNINRMASQNGDFLPPEVINVFRDSNNPLIKAFFTNRLSKTGNVRVNFEEKVVRKSNKFSSSSSEDEGNFSQIKKMRTISSTFKSICLELMKDLAVGGGSGGTHFVRCVRSDLDGIPKSFHPEIVKQQIRGMAIVETAKARQKGYPHRIIFPEFIRRYKYLAFDFDENVETTRDNCRLLLVRLKMEGWVIGKTKVFLRYYNEEYLARLYENHVKKIIKIQCMMRGFLVKRKIAKRIQRDKERAITKLRRKSSLDQMTQEEAAVILQKAYRGLTVRKQYGPLVCNNTGKLDENTRDFIRPFYDKWKNKTLFQVILQYRASNHHHLFNFAQQVHFFNQKCVHSLQLVNKPIHLDCIERNAQVNVWLLEMQPPVLKLPFRLDDIPYFDTTYMCDPLSTVTVSTETEETWDTPFKWRDNVSSQITNSLNNDPNKDSVAEALIKTNADKLINLPYNRDPTTPVRRLSAALLIEDVLAKRCATKNEKNTENIKIKPKNPSSNIVKSNSGPINPIAELKGFAKQNRSSSKDDDDDGPPFNFQAMLKRTSIKRESLKRALSHISLTSSRRSSTELCDFRGNLKPVSKERSFNKGKSDITTVQLAPGVILEGVSTDL